The segment ATCGAGAAGATCCAGCAGAGAATCGACGCTGCTCAGCGCAGATATGAAAACGGCACCCGTTTTCTCACCGGAAAGCTCGCGGAATACTTCGAGACAGTCCCACACAAGACAACCAAGACAAAACACAGCTACCGCCTTCTCTCCGGCACTCTGGTGAAGAAACTCGGCGGCAGCACCATGAAACAGGACGACGACACACTGCTGGCCTATCTGAAAGCCTCCGGCAATGAGGATATGATCCAGAACACTGAAAAGCCGAAGTGGGGCGAGTTCAAGAAACGCCTCGAAATTGTAGGCGGCCAGATCGTAGACAAAACCACCGGCGAGCTGGTGGAGGGCGTGCAGATCATTGAGAAACCGGACACCTTCACGGTGGACGTGTAAGGAGGTAGCACATGGCAACAACCAAGGAAACGGCGGCCGCAAAGGCGGCCACCACCCCACCGGTACCGCTGACGCTGCAGCAGAAGTTCATCAAGTTGCGCGAAGCCGTTCCCTCTATCACCCAGAAGGCCCACAGCGACGGCGTAAAGTACAAGTTCGCGAAGATCTTCGACGTGTACCAGCTTCTCACTCCAGCCATGAATGAGTTCGGCGTCAATTTTGACATTGTAGGCGAGCAGGCCACCCGGCACAGTGAAAACGGGGATCCGATCTACTACTCCAACTTCACGCAGCACACCAGAAACGGCGACCGCATTGTCTGGGTGTACGAGGCCGACCTCACGATCCGCTGGACAAACGCAGACAACCCGGACGAGACTCTGGAAGTTACTCTCCACGCAATCGGAACGAACGACGGAGGCCCGGACAAGGCCAAAGGCTCCGCGTGGACGTACTGCCTCAAATACTACCTGTTTGAGAAGTTCGGCATTGATCAGGGCGACGACGATCCAGACATGAGCGACCACAGCAGCGAACCCCCTCAGCAGAGCCAGAAACAGCACACAGGAGCTCAGAACGGGAACCGGCAGGGAAACACCCAGCCGCAGGCACAAAATGGCCAGACGGGGCGCTCAGGCGCCGCACGACCACTCTCAGACGCTCAGCTCTCCCACCTCTACCGTAAAGGCGAGGACGCCGGGTACTCTCAGCAGTCGATCAACGAATGGATCCTGAAAAAATACGGACAGCAGGATCCACATAACCTGACGCGGGCCCAGTACGACGAAGCCTGCGCCGCTATGGACAACGCAAAGCAGCAAGGAGGACAAAACAATGCTTAATCATGTGGAGCTTCTGGGCCGTCTGGCTCAGGAGCCTGAAATCAGATACACACAGAGCGGCACACCAGTGGCGAGCTTCGACCTCGCCGTGCAGGTACCGAGTAAGAACAAAGACGCCGCTCCGGACTATATCCCGATCGTGTGCTGGAGAGAACGCGCCGAGTTTTGCGGCCGCTACCTCTCCAAAGGCCGCCAGATCGTAGTTGAGGGCCGGATCTCCACCCGTAAATGGAAGGACGAGAAAA is part of the Clostridium sp. M62/1 genome and harbors:
- a CDS encoding host-nuclease inhibitor Gam family protein, whose amino-acid sequence is MATTKKAIAEAEQAAEIKEAIAAPTTEPETPAVTLDELENMDMNMFDAEETESAPRPAWRITDDGCADWACRKIAEEKTELDRITALGESQIEKIQQRIDAAQRRYENGTRFLTGKLAEYFETVPHKTTKTKHSYRLLSGTLVKKLGGSTMKQDDDTLLAYLKASGNEDMIQNTEKPKWGEFKKRLEIVGGQIVDKTTGELVEGVQIIEKPDTFTVDV
- a CDS encoding ERF family protein codes for the protein MATTKETAAAKAATTPPVPLTLQQKFIKLREAVPSITQKAHSDGVKYKFAKIFDVYQLLTPAMNEFGVNFDIVGEQATRHSENGDPIYYSNFTQHTRNGDRIVWVYEADLTIRWTNADNPDETLEVTLHAIGTNDGGPDKAKGSAWTYCLKYYLFEKFGIDQGDDDPDMSDHSSEPPQQSQKQHTGAQNGNRQGNTQPQAQNGQTGRSGAARPLSDAQLSHLYRKGEDAGYSQQSINEWILKKYGQQDPHNLTRAQYDEACAAMDNAKQQGGQNNA
- a CDS encoding single-stranded DNA-binding protein, with protein sequence MLNHVELLGRLAQEPEIRYTQSGTPVASFDLAVQVPSKNKDAAPDYIPIVCWRERAEFCGRYLSKGRQIVVEGRISTRKWKDEKTGQNRKAVEVVASNIYFADSNGGNANGNPQPANNDGFMDIPDDGQLPFN